The following nucleotide sequence is from Psychroflexus torquis ATCC 700755.
AAACCCTGATTTGTAACTGTAGAAATCATGTTGATTGAAAACCGCTTCGACATATGTTTTTTAACAGGAGTTTTTCCTTTTGGAGCATAGGAACGTCCATGATGATTATTGTTTTTTACACCCGTTTCATCCCCCCAATGGATAGTTGCCTTCTCTTGTTTTGCCTTCCCTTTTATTGCTGGGTATTCTTCGTCTAACCATTTTTGAACTTTTTTGGAACATTGTTCATAAGCTCTCTTTTTTGGCTTTTGAGGCGTGAATCCCCAAGCGTTGAGATAATTACCGACAGCTCTTCTTCCGATTGTAATACTAAACTCTCTTGCTATCAAATCCCTTACTGCCCTTGTAGTCCACAAAGCATAATCTAACTTTAGTTGATCGGGCATTACATCAATAATCATTTTTTGGATTGCAGCTTCTTGATCTTTATTGAGTAGTTTTCGATCTTCTGATTTGACTCCTCGTTTTTGATATGACAAAGATTTATGACCTTCTTTATTGTAAAGCTTCCACCAATCTCTAACAGTATTTACATGAACACCGTAAAACAGAGCTATGTCTTTTTTTTTATCTCCACGTTTTATCATTTTTACAGCATCCCTTCGAATTATACCTCTTTCCTGATCAGAAACACTCCTTAAGTCTATTTTTTCCATCTATAAATATACGAAATATTTAACTATAAATAAAGAACTATTGATTCGAAGTTAATATGAGTCGTTATCACAACGATAAAGGTCAATATATTTATCATGGTAAAGCAGGGGGTTATGTGATTACGGGGAATGAATATGGAGTAAAACATTGTGCAATGGGCATGCTTTTCGCTTTGCAGCATCTTGGATATAGCATCCCACCACAAGCAGATGCGAGATGGATAGGTGAAGTGGGATTAGGCCCAAGTTATGGAGATACAGAATGGGATGGAAAAACATTGGACGAACCACAAAAGGTAAATTCCAATTTCACCAATTGGAATATCACCTTTATGACTTATACCAATTTAAACCTATAATGTCGCAATAAATCGTTTTACCGAAACGAATTCGGCACAGGCTTTTTTCGCCTGCTTTTCATCAAAAATAATTACCGTAGCAAAGGCTATGCTAATTATTTTTGATTTTAATCAATCAATTAAAAAATAATTCAATTTATTCATACGGCATTATAAATATAATTTGGTATTACAACTTATTGCACCTAGCCAAAATGCTTAAAGATCAAGGCGGGTACCCTTCTTATGGGAATTCACGTAAAGACTGGGATGCTGGAACCCGTTGGAATTTTGAAAACCCTAAATGAAGAAGGTATTAATTCTGTTTTTAGGTAAGAAAAACGTATGATTTATAGAAATTTAAATTTAGGTGTTAAAAATTAATTAGTTAAGCTTCTTAAGCCTAGATATGAAACCGAATCGGAAAACTTTGTTAAAGATATTCATAAGCAGTAAACCTAATAATGCTTATCAATTAAAAAATATCGATATTAGTTTTTATTCATAATTCAATTGTCTAACTCTTTTAGAGTGAGACAGCAATACAATAACAAAATGAAAATAGCGATATTTAGCTCAAAAACGTATGATCAAGATTATTTTGAAAAATATGAAGAAGACTACAACTATAAGATTTCATTTTTCGAAGCGGCTTTAAATAAGGACACTGCTAACCTAAGCATTGGGTTTGAAGCAGTTTGTATTTTCGTTAACGATAACATTGACAAGGAAACAATAAAACGGCTATCTAAAAACGGCGTAAAACTTATTGCTTTGCGCTGCGCAGGTTTTAATAATGTAGATGTGGAAGCTGCAAAAGAGCATGATATCAAGGTAGTTCGGGTGCCTGTCTACTCACCACCAGCCGTGGCTGAACACTCTATGGCACTTATTTTAACTCTTAACCGTAAAACACACAAAGCTTACAACAGAGTGCGGGAAGGTAACTTTTCTTTAAAAAATCTTATTGGCTTTAACCTGTCTGGTAAAACGGTTGGCGTTATAGGAACTGGACAAATTGGGGCGGCCTTTTGTAAAGTTATTAAAGGCTTTGGATGTAAGGTTATCGCTTTTGACATTTCAAAATCTGACGAATTGATGAATTTAGGAGTAGAGTATTTGCCGTTGGACGACGTATTTAGACAGTCTGATGTTTTGTCTTTGCATTGCCCTCTTAATACTCATACACATCATATGATCAATAAAAAGTCGATAGCCTTGATGAAAAATGGGGTGATGATCATCAACACAAGTCGAGGAGCCCTCATCAATACTGTGGATGTTATTGAGGGGCTTTCCGATAGGAAAATCGGGTATTTAGGTATTGATGTTTACGAACAAGAAGAAAACTTATTTTTTGAAGACTTGTCTGAAAGCATTATTCAAGATGATCTCATCTTACGATTGAATGGCTTCCCAAATGTTTTGATTACGTCGCACCAAGCGTATTTTACAAAAGAAGCTATGGACCAAATCACGATAACAACTCTTGAAAATATAAAAGCTTTTGAAAACCATCTGGAATTAACCAATGAAATCAAATAGGGCTATGCATAAAGGAACAGAGTCTACACATAAAGTTTTTACTCGATCTGATATAGCTTTTGTAGCACGACCCTTTTCAATCTAAGTTAATGCTTTTCTAAATTGGCTCTTTTGAAATTCAATAGAAAGTCTTATTTTTATAACTATATCCATAATTGTAATCACTATCAAAATCAATTCTATATCACTTAAAAGTTTAAATAAAAGACCTGATATTCAAACTGATAGCAAACTCAATGCCGCCTTTATTCAGTTTGAAAAGCTCATAGAGGCGTTAAAAGATAAATCTCTACCTGACTCTATTGTGGATTCCATCAATGCAAGTATTGAAGGCTTAAATTTAATTTCCGACTCTGCAAAAGACTTAAAATCTCAGATAAAAGCCAAGCAATCTAACCTGATTAAGTTACTGGAAAAGGAGATTAAAATTGTACCTAAAAACTACTATCGCACTATGTGGTTGAGTCTTGGAATGGCAGCTATTGGGATTCCAATGGGTGTTGCTTTTGGAGCGATTTTAGGCAATATGGCTTATTTGTCAATTGGTTTGCCCATTGGATTAGGGATTGGAGTTGCTATTGGTTCATCCATGGATCAAAAGGCATTGAAAGAAGGACGGCAACTCGATGTTGAAATTTAAGGTTACACCCATTCTTTACCATATACTTTTGTCTTTGACTTTTGCAAATGCGACGCATGCTAAAAGAGTGATAAAAAATGTAATTAATGCTTATGCCGACATAAGATTACACTTATATTTGGGCTTTTAAATACCTAATATGGTTTATAAAAACACAGTGCAATTCCAACGTTTCATGACTTTATTAATCTGTAGCCATATTTCAGGACTAGATCTTTAAATCTATGCAACAACTTACCAGTTGTCCTATTTGTAATTCTACCTCTATAGGTTTTTTTATTAAAACACCAGCTCAGATGCACTCAGATAAGGAATTGTTTAATTTTGACCAATGTGCTGACTGTCAACTTGTATTCTTAAACCCCAGAGTGCCTTTAGATCAACTTAAAAACTACTACACGTCTCATTATTTACCTTACAGAGGAGCAAAAGCCTGGGGGAGGTATGAGCAACTGGTAGAGAACAGTCAGCGAAAGTTAGATGCAAAACGGGTGAAGCGAGTCAAAAAGGCTCACAGTATATCTCCGGAGTCTTTAGTCCTAGATATTGGCTGTGGCAAGCCAAGCTTTTTAAAGGCTTGTCAAAAAGAGTTGAAATGTAATACTATGGGTATTGATTTTAGTGATGAAGGGTGGAAAGAGCAACCAAGT
It contains:
- a CDS encoding 2-hydroxyacid dehydrogenase, coding for MKIAIFSSKTYDQDYFEKYEEDYNYKISFFEAALNKDTANLSIGFEAVCIFVNDNIDKETIKRLSKNGVKLIALRCAGFNNVDVEAAKEHDIKVVRVPVYSPPAVAEHSMALILTLNRKTHKAYNRVREGNFSLKNLIGFNLSGKTVGVIGTGQIGAAFCKVIKGFGCKVIAFDISKSDELMNLGVEYLPLDDVFRQSDVLSLHCPLNTHTHHMINKKSIALMKNGVMIINTSRGALINTVDVIEGLSDRKIGYLGIDVYEQEENLFFEDLSESIIQDDLILRLNGFPNVLITSHQAYFTKEAMDQITITTLENIKAFENHLELTNEIK
- a CDS encoding IS630 family transposase — protein: MEKIDLRSVSDQERGIIRRDAVKMIKRGDKKKDIALFYGVHVNTVRDWWKLYNKEGHKSLSYQKRGVKSEDRKLLNKDQEAAIQKMIIDVMPDQLKLDYALWTTRAVRDLIAREFSITIGRRAVGNYLNAWGFTPQKPKKRAYEQCSKKVQKWLDEEYPAIKGKAKQEKATIHWGDETGVKNNNHHGRSYAPKGKTPVKKHMSKRFSINMISTVTNQGLIQFMIYKENMNSDVFIQFLEQLIKSQETKVFLILDNLRVHHSKVVKKWAEENGETIELFYLPSYSPERNPDEYLNCDLKYGLSDKPAPKTQEKMKENLENHMKMLQNDSERVAKYFKHESIKYAA